A window of the Echeneis naucrates chromosome 3, fEcheNa1.1, whole genome shotgun sequence genome harbors these coding sequences:
- the dhdh.1 gene encoding dihydrodiol dehydrogenase, tandem duplicate 1: MTIRWGLCGAGKISHDFSVAMKTLPPRDHQIAAIASRSLERAREFAKKHAIPKAYGSYEELANDPDIDIVYLGVLHTEHWRVGLLFLKAGKNVLCEKPFAMNSRQVKDLVAAAKKNNVFLMEAIWSRCFPVHAEVRRLLAEEAVGEVKLVKAYFGSPQLHIPRSVEKELGGGALLDIGVYCLQFILMVFNGERPESIQATGVLLDSGVDESVVVVMKFSRNRMAFCSFSIAARLANDAVISGTRGSIKVLGPMHCPTTLVVNDKETEYPLPEPHLPLNFTNSTGLRYEAEEVRQCLLKGLKESPRMPLADSVLLTEIMDEIRKQVGVVFSQDSQ, from the exons ATGACAATCCGATGGGGACTGTGCGGTGCCGGAAAGATCAGTCATGACTTCAGCGTGGCCATGAAGACTCTTCCTCCCAGAGATCACCAG ATAGCAGCCATTGCATCAAGGAGCTTAGAGCGTGCCAGAGAGTTTGCCAAGAAGCACGCTATTCCAAAGGCTTATGGCAGCTACGAGGAGCTGGCCAATGACCCGGACATTG ATATTGTGTACCTGGGAGTGTTGCACACGGAGCACTGGCGGGTCGGCTTGCTTTTCCTCAAGGCTGGAAAGAACGTGTTGTGTGAGAAGCCTTTTGCTATGAACTCCAGACAGGTGAAAGACCTGGTCGCTGCTGCCAAGAAAAATAACGTCTTCCTGATGGAG GCCATCTGGTCCCGATGTTTCCCCGTCCACGCTGAGGTGCGCAGGCTGCTGGCAGAGGAGGCGGTAGGGGAGGTGAAGCTTGTGAAGGCCTATTTCGGCTCCCCGCAGCTCCACATCCCCCGCTCGGTGGAGAAGGAGCTGGGCGGGGGAGCGCTGCTGGATATCGGCGTGTACTGCCTGCAGTTCATCCTGATGGTGTTTAACGGCGAGAGGCCCGAGTCCATCCAGGCCACGGGGGTGCTGCTTGACTCAG GAGTGGACGAATCAGTGGTCGTGGTGATGAAGTTCTCCAGAAACAGGATGGCCTTCTGTTCCTTTTCAATAGCTGCCAGACTTGCAAACGACGCTGTCATCAGCGGCACAAGGGGCTCCATTAAA GTTCTTGGCCCCATGCACTGCCCAACAACTCTAGTGGTGAATGACAAGGAGACGGAGTACCCTCTGCCTGAACCTCACCTCCCTCTGAATTTCACCAACAGCACCGGGCTTCGCTATGAGGCAGAGGAAGTGAGGCAGTGTCTGCTTAAGG GACTTAAGGAGAGCCCACGGATGCCTCTGGCAGATTCTGTCTTGCTGACAGAGATCATGGATGAAATCAGGAAGCAGGTGGGAGTTGTCTTCAGCCAGGACAGCCAGTGA